Proteins encoded together in one Lathyrus oleraceus cultivar Zhongwan6 chromosome 5, CAAS_Psat_ZW6_1.0, whole genome shotgun sequence window:
- the LOC127080253 gene encoding uncharacterized protein LOC127080253, with protein MEEYEASIFGIEAAIDLWIKILEVYGDSSLASIQVKGDWKARDHKMISYKEYVLKLIPYFDEITLYHIPREENQLADTLAILSSMFKVKWKNEAPFIHIDYLDELAYCLAAKDESDGHPWFYDIIRYLESQEYPENASIMDTNFLRKLLAKFFLN; from the coding sequence ATGGAGGAGTACGAGGCATCTATCTTCGGAATTGAAGCTGCTATTGACCTATGGATTAAAATCCTCGAagtctatggagattcatcctTGGCAAGCATCCAAGTAAAAGGAGATTGGAAAGCTCGAGATCACAAGATGATCTCGTACAAGGAGTATGTCTTAAAGCTAATCCCATACTTTGATGAGATCACCTTATATCACATCCctcgagaggagaatcagttggccGATACCTTAGCTATTCTTTCATCCATGTTTAAGGTTAAATGGAAAAATGAAGCACCATTTATCCATATTGACTACTTGGACGAACTAGCCTATTGCCTGGCAGCCAAAGACGAATCTGATGGCCATCCCTGGTTTTATGACATTATCAGGTACTTGGAAAGCCAAGAATATCCAGAAAATGCATCCATCATGGATACAAATTTCCTTCGAAAGCTCTTGGCTAAATTCTTCTTGAATTGA